A single Arcobacter sp. FWKO B DNA region contains:
- the nifK gene encoding nitrogenase molybdenum-iron protein subunit beta, with protein MQNVEQIVNGQKLFQKPEYQEVLANKKQFESSEGAVNPEKVAETAEWMKSWDYREKNLAREAITVNPAKACQPLGAVMAALGFENTMPYVHGSHGCVAYFRSYFTRHFKEPTPCVSDSMSESAAVFGGLSNMKEGLLNCKVMYKPDMIAVSTTCMAEVIGDDLHAFTIGARTEANGELDDTLIPSAHTPSFVGSHITGYDNMMRSILEQTVPADTEKVVDAERINIIPGFEPYIGSLREVKKIASMFGDKIVMIGDHADQWDTPAGEYQMFSGGTSLEDLKTSRNAVSTISLQKYSTINTGKLLKNIWKQKYLTLNPIGLSGTDAFVMALSELTGKEVPTELKIQRGRLVDAMQDSYPYMHGKKFAIWGDPDFLLGVVSFLVEMGAEPTHVLCHNAPKKGWEDDMKAILAKSPAAASCQIWAGKDLWALRSILFTEPVDFMIGNVYGKELYRDTGIPLIRIGFPIFDRHHLHRYSISGYEGALNLLTWITNAVLDQLDEETKHIAQTDYFFDCVR; from the coding sequence AAACAATTTGAAAGCTCTGAAGGTGCTGTAAACCCAGAAAAAGTTGCTGAGACTGCAGAGTGGATGAAAAGCTGGGATTATAGAGAAAAAAATCTAGCTCGTGAAGCTATCACAGTAAATCCTGCGAAAGCTTGTCAGCCATTAGGTGCTGTTATGGCTGCACTTGGTTTTGAAAACACTATGCCTTATGTTCATGGAAGTCATGGTTGTGTGGCTTACTTTAGAAGTTATTTTACAAGACACTTCAAAGAACCAACTCCTTGTGTATCTGATAGTATGAGTGAAAGTGCTGCGGTTTTCGGTGGACTTTCTAATATGAAAGAGGGATTATTAAACTGTAAAGTTATGTATAAACCTGATATGATAGCAGTATCTACTACATGTATGGCAGAGGTTATCGGTGATGACTTACATGCATTTACAATAGGAGCTAGAACTGAAGCAAACGGTGAACTAGATGATACACTTATCCCATCAGCTCATACACCATCATTTGTTGGTAGCCATATAACTGGTTATGATAATATGATGAGAAGTATTTTGGAGCAAACTGTACCAGCTGATACTGAAAAAGTGGTAGATGCTGAGAGAATCAACATCATCCCAGGATTTGAGCCTTATATCGGAAGTTTAAGAGAAGTGAAAAAAATAGCTTCAATGTTTGGTGATAAAATAGTAATGATAGGCGACCACGCAGACCAATGGGATACACCAGCTGGTGAATACCAAATGTTTAGTGGTGGAACTAGCCTTGAAGATCTTAAAACTTCAAGAAATGCAGTTTCAACTATCAGTTTACAAAAATATTCAACAATAAACACAGGTAAATTGCTAAAAAATATCTGGAAACAAAAATATCTTACACTTAACCCAATAGGTTTGAGCGGTACAGATGCGTTTGTAATGGCTTTAAGTGAATTAACTGGAAAAGAAGTTCCAACTGAACTGAAAATCCAAAGAGGAAGATTAGTAGATGCAATGCAAGATAGCTATCCGTATATGCACGGTAAAAAATTCGCTATCTGGGGAGATCCTGATTTCTTACTAGGTGTGGTTTCATTCTTAGTTGAAATGGGTGCAGAGCCTACACATGTACTTTGCCACAATGCTCCAAAAAAAGGTTGGGAAGATGATATGAAAGCAATCCTTGCTAAATCTCCAGCTGCTGCATCTTGCCAAATCTGGGCAGGAAAAGACCTTTGGGCATTAAGAAGTATATTATTTACTGAACCAGTTGATTTTATGATTGGTAATGTTTACGGTAAGGAACTATACAGAGATACTGGAATACCTCTTATTAGAATAGGTTTCCCGATATTTGATAGACACCATTTACATAGATACTCTATCAGTGGATATGAGGGTGCATTGAATCTTCTAACATGGATTACAAATGCAGTTCTTGATCAACTTGATGAAGAGACTAAACATATAGCTCAAACTGACTACTTCTTTGATTGTGTTAGATAG